aattaagtttgttattatattactgatggtatcctgatttattcaaagaATGCAAAAAGAGCATAATGAAATCTTGAGGATTACTTtggaaacgcttagaaagaatctagtttttttttcttaaatgaagtatacaaatcttgaagtcatgtgtgtataagtgacaccagtggaaaagtgaaggactaacttgattgagaactatgttacgtaagggaataaatctaagagacgatttgagtggtccaggatcgttagaaatcattgttgtctggaaaagatgtaaagaaatacatgaattggCGCAAGAGCTAAGAGaaaagcccaaaagttatacacccatgaaaagcgtaatgaggttcggtaacaaggaaaagttgaacagaaggaatttctgtagatcctgctaagattcaagctgtgagtgagcgacctactccaaagaacgtgtccgatacttgaagttttctaagcctagatgaccattataggagtTGTGAAACACTTTCCGAAGAGAGCAAAACcattgaccaacttgttgaaagaggaatcaaaattcgagtggagtgagaaatgggaGAAAGCTTTCTAAATTTTGAAAGAGCGTTTGACTTCCGCacctgttgtcgcgtcaattgaaactttaTGAAGCCAATTACCCAACCCATGACCTAAAGCTAGCTGCTAGTGCGTTGCTTTGaatgatttggagacattatctttatgggacaacatttgagatccttaccgactataaagtctgaaattttggcaaaaaggcCTAGTGAATCTTGTGAACAACATTGAAATGAGTatttctttccaccctgcaaccgatagacAGACTGAGATTACTatgaaatatatgttgagaTTCTGTGttaattgactttaagggtaattgggaagaccaactagagtgattgaatttcttgcaccaatagttaccatgcgagcattacgatgtcacatgttgaggcattgtgagggaaaagtgtagaagtccattgCTAGAATGATTTGAGTGAAAATATTGTATTGAGGACATAATTCGTTGAGGAAGAAATACCCAAAGTTATTCcgtgagatgagttacgagggcgtaactcgttttctttaagaggggtagaatgcgatataaattcgcgctttttacctaattTTATGGTGTTTTCATGCATTtctatgcttattttagcaaattatacatgtcgatgcaagtaaatagattcttcgCGTAAGAAataggtgttcatgagtaattcaagaaactttaagttggcaaaagagtgtacATAAATGCCAcaagtacttctacaataagaataagttcaaaagtttggaaagatatgtgaattttcgtgtcaagtttcgggacgaaacttcttttaagaggggtagattgtaatcccccgtaattctatacatttcatttatatattttaacgtatatttaatatatttaaataagaatttatgaattttggaaataaatatataattaacgtgcatttatttattacattttaatattttcaacgatttacgaaatcgaaaatgattttagaattttaagttgaaaagaatttgaattacgaaaattgattgaatttagaaaacgatcctattcaaTTTTGGACtcgaatcataaaagctaaatcctactcctagcccaattggggaaagcccaaaccaataaaacccaaaccaatactcccttcccttttctaattcacgtgagaccaaaggaaacaacaaaaaaaaaaaaaagaaaaaaaaaaaaaccctctcCCTCCTTCAACCTCACGTACAACACCAAACACTCATCCCTCTCAgccgttctctctcctcccttcacgTCCGCCGCTTCTGCCAAGCCGTCGGACCGCCGTTGCTTCACCACCGTCGACGTGCTCCTCTCCCCTTTGCCGgtactctctcctccttcctattctattttgttttctctttctttAGTTTTATCCTCCCCTTAATCGCAGGTTCTGTTTTCTTGAACCACCAGCCAGCCGCCGCGTGCGCAGCCGCGACCCCCAGGCCAACCACCACCTGCATCTTCGTCGCAGCCCTGCCCAGCCGACACCCTCTTcgatctctctcctccttcgcgTAGAAACCATCTCCTCCCCTGCTTGTTTCTTGCGCAAGCCAGCCGGCCGCCGCCATAACATTGTCGTTGCCGTGCCGCCGCGCCACAGCACCACCTCCGGCCAACCACTCTCCCTTCCCTCTCTCTTTTGGTTAATTCCTTACCCTTTTATTTCATTAATGTAATATTTATgttctaatgatttaattaaggttttcataatttaaattattagttttgataatttaatttagaattcagattatatgttgatattacaaactaattaattttcagatttttgttaattatgtttaagttagagttttaattatgtttattaatttaattcatgttttcttggattagatttatatttttatggtttaattataattttcagattttatatgttttatataattaagttggtaattttcagattatataatttgattaaaataggagttttaattattaaagcatggtaggatgattataaattattaaagttattgtttttatgatttcaaagttttgggagtagtttgaaattagttatattgctgaaaatttaaagtatggagtttgcaaagagttttcaacgaatttcaatcactaattcaataattgttatgctaggaaatcaaatattcaagttttgttattggagaaaagttctaaatatgtttaggatgtagttagaatgtgttattatagctgtgagcgattagaagttgattgggaatccttgttggttgttttaggcggagaattctctgtaggcgacttttgaattattaaagtggtcttgcagtttgtttacacaaggtacgtacatacctgcgtgcttggaatgtgtgctaattgttgaaaccatgtgtattattgatgaacttggttatgttaatgttgttgatgaacttagtcaggttgaaattgcatgtttgatactgttggatgaacatattaaacctttattgcattttgaggattataacatgttagtatggaagattgatgcaaacatgtttgattgggaacactagagtatttagtatataattcagatcagttaattgttgttccctttttaacttttcactactttatgagggcggaggacctcatttagtaagttgaaaccttatacccatattcaggggttgatcagtattaaagaaaagattggagttaattggaatgaatcctgtttgatgccttgtgatcacttactcaattccaagataaaaacagttataaataaatgtgagttgcatgccttatgtgattgtcgagtcataacagggtgttaatttgtaaatcatgtaaagggaaactgagtagcaatagctttagactgtgcacgtctaaagtgacggacaaacaggagttggggttcatggtggtagcccatggcctttcattcggaccggattgatcaccgcgtcctattttcagtcaaacgttcctcgatatcgcaggtcactgaggttacggagtcgcgcccgtacctcgtctagctagaaaactcggtccattgcctatttcaattaaaataatattattgttataaaagtctagtccagtctagcctagtctagttaagtatggtcttcagattatcatgatttgtctgcccttatttatgttcattagtgtcatgttaggattgatcgtttaatagtatcatgttaggattattattgatttagtatgtagtactcagctttgctgattacgtgcttttgcttgtgcatgttgatcatggctatgccttattgatcctgtgatgacccaatctttggtgagcagtctctaaggatcaataagcattgtccatctgcaggtttgaagatgttgcatcattgggatcgggaatagagagcttgtatttagttttgatttgctaagttaacttgggtttgttaattgggactttaaacttgtcgtactatttatatttccttattttcgttggttgatttttggggactaaatctgtaatcgattattttataaacctaaagttagttttatgttttccgctgcaaaattctgaataagccgttacgttttcacacgggcgataatgccttgataattctctacgttttatattaaaagattattttagaaaagagagaattgtcggggtgttacatataTGGCCTAAGAAAACCGAAGTTCTTGAACCGTTTTCATACAGGTTATGAATGGAACAAGTATAACAGAACACATTATGATTATGATAACCCACCTCCCAAATATGTATTAGGGTACAAATTCATCATCTTTTACCCTGATCTTATTGATAAATCCAAGATTCCAAGGCATGTTTTTGAGAAAGATGGGGATTCTACCGATACTTGTATTATTAGGTTTGAAGCTGGCCCTCCTTATCAAGACATTGGTTTTCGGATTGTGCTTAAAGATTTGGAGGTTTCACATAAGAAAGGTTTCAGATGCACCTTTGAAGGTGGCATATTACGTTTGTATTTTAACTTTAAGAGGTATGGTTATCGCCGATGAACATTCAGACTAACTTCACCAAGATGATCCTTGGAGTTACATAGAGAGATTGTTtaacaaaatttgtaatttgtttACCTGTTAAGAACAAGTTActgttttatctttttttttactGAAATTGTGCAATATATAAGCTAGGTTGCACCGATACGGGTACGGGGACGGAAAACggcaaaataaaaaatgcaaaaaacgggtacggcatggattcggcaaaaaaaaaaaaaaaaaacaagaatttaGCTAAATTAAACATCCATACAtaaaaatagttcaaaataacaaaaacacaataaatagttcaaagttcaaaataacaaaaacACAATAACTAAATTTAATGTCTTATAATAGATAAAACTTAGACAAAGCACATCAATCTTCAACGAGcaacacattttctaaatccGGCTCATCTAGTGAGAGTTCCGCAAACTCTAGAAACCCAACATCCTCCAAGGAATCAAATGCATCTCCACCAACATCCCACATCTTTGTATAAAGCTCCGCATATTCTTCGGAATTCCTTGATAAAAGGCGAAGATTGTTGTGAATGAAAACCAAATCTTGGGCACGACTTGGATTTAGCTTATTCCTCCTAAGTGAGTGAATGAAGGCATATGTACTCCAATTTCGTTCACTACAAGATGATGAAGTAGGTTGCCCAAGCACTTTAAATGCCAAAGATTGGAGGAGAGGAGTTTGAGCTCCAATGTTTACCCACCAACTCTTAGGATCCATAGAATGCATCCTTGCGATACAAGTTAAATCCTCAAAAGGTCCACTCTTCATAGAGAATTGAGCATATTCTTCCATCACTTTACCAACATCATCGTTAAGTGCAAATAATCTACGAAAGCACTTCATTCTCTCTCGAGATACTTCACCATCTCTATGAGGAGCAATTCTAGATTGATCACCAAGTAGCCATTCATCACTATAGAAccttcaatatttttttttaaaaaagagttATAGATTTGTGTATAAGTATGTATAATAAGATAAAGAAAATGTCAAATAATAATAGAATATATACCTCGGGTTCAAGGAGTGAGCTAGACAATGGAGAGGAGTGTTGCTTTTTGCCCAACGAGCTACCAAGATTTCATAAACCACATGATAAAAGGGACTAAACTCCGAATTGGGACGACCTTCTTTCTTGTAAATCTCAAGCTTCACTTGTTCAATCATAGAATCCCACATCTCATACACTAAGTGAAGGCATGGTTTATCGGTGTCACAAAGCCTAATCATGTCATAGATAGGCTTTGTGAAATCAACAATGTAAGCTAGTTTGTCCCACCAATCATCATTCACAATTTTGTCTTTCACAAAGTTTGCCTTCCCCATGTCTTCTTCTCTATAAGAAGTCCACTCATCACTTATAACCATGGCTTGAAGACCTCGTTTAATAAGCTTAAATCTCTTAAGCATCACAATAATGGAGGAAAAGCGAATATCGGCCACGGAAAGCAACTTAAGAGGAGAAAACTTTTGGAAGATAGCCAATCTCATGTTGTGGTTCATGATGAAATTTTTAATTACCATTGCATCCCCATGGATATCAGTGATCCAACTACATTCTTCATAAGTTTCAGAATTGTTACTCACATTCCTTGCCGCACAAATATTCTTCAAAGCAAGATTAAGGGTATGAACAACACATGGTGTCCAATAAATGTGAGGAAACTCACTCTCAATTAGCTCCCAGCCCCTTTGCAATTTGCTGCATTATCAGTTATGACTTGCACTACATTTTGGTGACCCACTTCTTGAATAACTTCTTTCATGAGATTAGCAATGAAATATTTATCTTTTATTTCACCAAAACAATTCACAACTTTAAGAAATATTGGACCATTACCAGAAGTAGCCATGAAATTAATGAGAGGTTTTCTTGTTGGATCACTCCATCCATCAATCACAATTGTCACCCCTTTTTCTCTCCAAGTTGACTTTAGTGGAATCATTAGGTTCTCTACATTAGCTTTTTCTTGCACAAGTAATGTAGTTCTAAGCTTATTGTAACCAGGAGGTTTGTAACCTGCTATATTATGAGTGGCAGCAAAAGTATAGGACCTCATATAgtgtggattcctagcaagatTAAATGGCAACCCTCCTGTGTAAAACATCATTGCAATCTCTTGATCCAATTGATCCCTAGTTTCAATACCAAAACATCTAGTAATTGGTGATTTTTCAGACTTCCTTTTCTTGAACATAGCATCGGAGTCCAAATGAGAAAGAGATTCACTAGGCAAAGGAACTTCTCTAGGGCCCGAATCAAGTTTCTTATTCTCAAATTCATCATCAAGTTTTTGCATTTCAAGTTTATCAGCACGAGACACTTTCTTACAACATGCAATGCCTTGACCCTTAATTTGAAGCAAATGGGCCCTAACTCTTGAATAACTAGATGTTCGGTTTTCATTACAAAAATTACATCGATATTTCCATGTTCCACCAACCGCCCCTTGTTTTTCAATTCTTGTTACAAACCTCCACAATGGAGGAGAACCCTCACTAGACAATGATTCCGCACCAATTGACCCACTACCCGTGCTACTACCAATATTAGTACTTTGTTGTTGAGGTTGAGATTGAGATGAATCCATATTGATCCtaatcaaatgaaaaataaacaaattcatTCAACACAACCattcaacaattcaacactcaactaattaattaagattttaaacattaagtttcctaattaattatttaattcattcaactaattaattaagattttaAACATTAAGTTACCTAAATCACAATATCACATTATCATTTATCACAAAACATAACAAcatttaattatataaaaacgaaaataaaattttaaaaaaaaaaacgtccaaaaaaattaaaaaaataacagaAGAATATAAGATAATTAAACACTTCATATTCCAAATTTCCAACACTAAAAAATAAATCATTCAAACACAAAAGTACAAAACAAATAGAGaaacaaaaaaaggaaaaaagaaaagaaaaagagaagtgAAGTGACTCACCGAGTCACCGGCGGCGAGGAGAGAAGGAGAGACGGCGGCGGTGGACGAGCATCCGGTACCCGACGATTTGCGAATGCGAGCCTGCGACGCTGCGATTTGCGAATTGAATTGCGAAGCTGCGACTGCGATTTGCGAATGCGAGCCTGCGACGCTGCCTCGCTGGTGGCCGGCGGCAAGGAGCCAAGGAAGAACACCGGCGAAGAAGAGTCGAAGAGACGAAGAGCCAAAGAGACCAAGAGTCGAACCAGGTGAGAGAGAATTTAGGGATTTCAGATTTggaaaaaaccctaaaaattcgAATTTGGGTCTTAATGGGTGTTGGGTACTTGGTTTTTGTCCAAATACGTACCCACCCGCGTACCCACCCCGTGCCCAGCCGTACCCATTTTCGGCCCACGTACCCAGATTTCAGATTCGTTTTGGGGACGAATCCGGGAAGTACCCGTCCCGTACCCGACCCGTACCCGTCCCCGGTACGGGAAACGGATGTCCAGTGCCGTCCCCGTGCTTCATAGTATATAAGTATCTACTTTGTCGTATTATACCAACTTACCAAGTGCTTATCGAGTTTAGGTAGTGTTAATGCCGGGGTGAAGAAGCTAACACAAGattataaacaataaaacagggttttGATCCAATTTGACT
This Spinacia oleracea cultivar Varoflay chromosome 6, BTI_SOV_V1, whole genome shotgun sequence DNA region includes the following protein-coding sequences:
- the LOC130463688 gene encoding uncharacterized protein, which produces MDSSQSQPQQQSTNIGSSTGSGSIGAESLSSEGSPPLWRFVTRIEKQGAVGGTWKYRCNFCNENRTSSYSRVRAHLLQIKGQGIACCKKVSRADKLEMQKLDDEFENKKLDSGPREVPLPSESLSHLDSDAMFKKRKSEKSPITRCFGIETRDQLDQEIAMMFYTGGLPFNLARNPHYMRSYTFAATHNIAGYKPPGYNKLRTTLLVQEKANVENLMIPLKSTWREKGVTIVIDGWSDPTRKPLINFMATSGNGPIFLKVVNCFGEIKDKYFIANLMKEVIQEVGHQNVVQVITDNAANCKGAGS
- the LOC130463831 gene encoding uncharacterized protein — protein: MKCFRRLFALNDDVGKVMEEYAQFSMKSGPFEDLTCIARMHSMDPKSWWVNIGAQTPLLQSLAFKVLGQPTSSSCSERNWSTYAFIHSLRRNKLNPSRAQDLVFIHNNLRLLSRNSEEYAELYTKMWDVGGDAFDSLEDVGFLEFAELSLDEPDLENVLLVED